The genomic interval CCACCCAGTCTACACCTTCTAATAACCCTTCATCTTGCCTACCTAAAGCTAGTGTTACACCACTTTCATGTATACACGAAAAATCCTTATTTTTTAGTAATTCTTGCGGTTTTGAATCACTTAATGTTACTTGTGCACCACGATTCTGTAATACACAAGCAACGGATATTCCACTAATACCAGCACCAAGAACCAGGACTCTTTTTCCAATGAAATCCACTTATATCCCTCCAGTCTGACTAACAACTAAAATAACTAATGCAATGGCGCTAAAGACAACCCCTGTTAACCAAAATACAGTAACTACTTTCGACTCAGACCAGCCCGCTAGTTCAAAGTGATGATGTATTGGACTCATACGGAATACACGCTTGCCTGTTAATTTAAAGGAGATTACTTGAATGATCACAGACAAGGCCTCAAGTACAAACACGCCACCAACAATAACAAGCAGTAACTCAGTTTTCGTCAGAACAGCTACAGTAGCTAATGCCCCTCCAAGGGCTAATGATCCTGTATCTCCCATAAATATTTTTGCCGGATGAGCATTGTACTTTAAGAAACCAAGGCTTGCACCAGCTAATGCTACACAGAAAATAGCCAAGTTAGTTTTCGCAAAACTCATAGCAATTACGGCATAAGCTACCGCTGCAATCGTAGTAGTACCAGCGGCTAACCCATCGAGACCATCTGTAAGATTTACAGCATTCGTAGTACCCACCAGTACCAAAAATATTAATACATAGTACAGCGGGCCAAAGTCAACTGTAATTCCCAGTAAAGGCACCCATAAATCAGTACCCCGTCCCATATAATTCGTAGCAATGTATGCTAACGCTACAGCCATAATAATCTGACCTAAAAGCTTTTGTTTTGCTTTTAATCCTAAAGAACGCTTTAAGACCACTTTAATAAAATCATCTAAAAAACCAATTAAACCATGACCTAAGGTCACAAACAAAGCTAACCAAATTTCTGAACTCTTCCCCCCAAAGATAACAACTGGTATGATAAGGGCGATTAGAATGATAATCCCCCCCATAGTCGGCGTACCCGCTTTGGCGTAATGACTTTCAGGGCCTTCCTGCCTAATGCTTTGCCCAAATTTCAATCCTCTAAGAACAGGAATTATCATGGGTCCAATTAGTAAAGCTATAATGAATGCCATTGCTGAAGCGTATAACAACTCCTGCATAATCTACCTCCTAAACCATTAAAAAGAAACTTTTTTAATTTTACTGCTCTTTACATCACTAGAGCATACTATTGTCATATAACCTCTTACGAAAACATTTTTATAATATTCTCCATTTTCATACCTCGTGATCCCTTGACTAAAATAGTATCACCAGGCTCAATTAGTTTTTGTAACGCTTCTTGTGCCTCTTTATGGTTAGCACAAGCCACTACCTTTTTTATACCGCATGCACTAGCTCGCCTCGCAATATTAGTCGCCAATTCACCTACCGTTACAACTATATCAACTTGGCAAAAAGCTAACCGATCTCCAATATTTCCATGGGCTTCTATTGCAACCGGACCTAATTCTAACATATCACCAAGTACAGCGACCTTCCTACCCTTAGCTACTTCAACCAATGTGTCAATCGCCGCTACCATTGACATTGGACTCGCATTATAGGCGTCATTAATAACAAGATAGTCGCTAAGTTTTTCAATATGTAGCCGCATAGGACTTGCATTAAAGTTCTTAAATCCAGCGCAAATCTCTTCAACATTCAACCCTAATTCTAACCCGAGAGCGATAGCCGCTAACCCATTATAAACATTATGTTTACCAATTGCAGGAATCTCTACAGGAAATTCATGATGAGCAAAACGACATGAAAACTTCATATTTTGCGTTCCCATCTGAATATTTTCTGCCTTTATATCCCCTTGTTCTAAGCCAAAAAATTGGACACGACTATTCACTTGTTTGGACATTTTTTTTACATAACTATTATCGGCATTCAATAGGGATAAGCCACTTTTAGGAATAAACTCCAGCAATTCAGCTTTAGCTGAAGCAATATTCTCTATTGAGCCTAATAACTCAAGATGAGTTTCACCAATATTCGTGATAATAGCTATTGTAGGCAATGCAATATTCGCTAATTGTCGAATTTGCC from Pelosinus sp. IPA-1 carries:
- the mraY gene encoding phospho-N-acetylmuramoyl-pentapeptide-transferase encodes the protein MQELLYASAMAFIIALLIGPMIIPVLRGLKFGQSIRQEGPESHYAKAGTPTMGGIIILIALIIPVVIFGGKSSEIWLALFVTLGHGLIGFLDDFIKVVLKRSLGLKAKQKLLGQIIMAVALAYIATNYMGRGTDLWVPLLGITVDFGPLYYVLIFLVLVGTTNAVNLTDGLDGLAAGTTTIAAVAYAVIAMSFAKTNLAIFCVALAGASLGFLKYNAHPAKIFMGDTGSLALGGALATVAVLTKTELLLVIVGGVFVLEALSVIIQVISFKLTGKRVFRMSPIHHHFELAGWSESKVVTVFWLTGVVFSAIALVILVVSQTGGI
- the murF gene encoding UDP-N-acetylmuramoyl-tripeptide--D-alanyl-D-alanine ligase — translated: MAEFTVEEICLATGGNLVNSIRLVNFTGVSTDTRTVKQGDLFIPLVGENFDGHDFIEQAIKNGASGVIFSRKNMLISKEITAIEVEDTLLALQNLARFHRQRFTIPVVAITGSNGKTTTKDMAAAVLSSKFHVLKTEANYNNEIGLPLTLLQLTKQHEVAVVEMGMRGKGQIRQLANIALPTIAIITNIGETHLELLGSIENIASAKAELLEFIPKSGLSLLNADNSYVKKMSKQVNSRVQFFGLEQGDIKAENIQMGTQNMKFSCRFAHHEFPVEIPAIGKHNVYNGLAAIALGLELGLNVEEICAGFKNFNASPMRLHIEKLSDYLVINDAYNASPMSMVAAIDTLVEVAKGRKVAVLGDMLELGPVAIEAHGNIGDRLAFCQVDIVVTVGELATNIARRASACGIKKVVACANHKEAQEALQKLIEPGDTILVKGSRGMKMENIIKMFS